Part of the Tribolium castaneum strain GA2 chromosome 4, icTriCast1.1, whole genome shotgun sequence genome is shown below.
aaCAAGTTGCGAAagcattttcttaatttaagtATATTGTACAGTGTCAACGTAATTGAAACTGGTAAGAGTTTAACACGAGTTAAAAAAGCGTGCAATTTTCGCATTGTGTGAAATATGAAAAGTTTTCGTCATGCGATAAGTCCGAATTTAGAATATAAAGCACTAAAACGgacttaattaaaacgttatCAGGGACGaacgtaattaaatttcataccTACATTATGTTTCTGTTCGCTACAACAGTCGCCGTTGGTTTACATCATCAaattatacaattaatttgaatatttcCCAACAAGCTCCCAATTTAATTTCGCCCATTGTTGTTTTATGCTCGTTTTTAATCAAGATCGATATTCAATTAATCCTATATGAAATTTAGTTTTGAGTAAACGTATAAAACACCCAACATTCACtccataaatattttatgaatCTTTCCCTATTTTTCCAcaaatcaaattattaattacagcGTCGTAAAAGCCCAACTGTAAAAGATGGAAATCAAATCTTTACGTACAGATCAtgtaaagtttatttttcagcTTTACGAGGCCGTAACTTGGCGTTTGATTGTTTCATACACAAGTTAGGGTTTTTTGACAACTCGCGATTTATTAGCACGgcaaacaaaccaaaaaaatattttttttaccaaattaataATGTATTTGCCCGGATTTTTCGTCCTGTTAATGCCCGGATTATAATGGGCATGTTTGAACCTCTCGCACGTCGTGGTCTTTGTAATTTGCGGAACAAAAACGTCTGAAATAAATAGCAACCTGTCGATGCTTTATATAGATatgtgtttaaaatattatcgaAAACAATGCTCGGTCGTAAAATTTTACGATGTAGCCGTTTCGTATTTGGaaatcattaatattaatggtAATAAACGTTGGTCTTAGGCGCATAGTTGTTGTGTAAATGGTAAGCAATCGATCTTGTCCACGCTAATAAATATGTCTTGTTCTCATGAAAGATTTATCCGGCTCGAAGCGaccgaaaatttaattacaataattgcGTTATTCCCTGATGTGTTTTGTGTCGCAGCGTCTCGCGGGACTATTACTTTAATCGTCCTTCAAGCCATAATCTTGTAAATGAAGCATCCCGAACGAATGCAGCATAATGTCGGCAATATAGTAGTCTATTGTTGTAAACATCTGTGACATGTGTAATGTTGTGTGTTTTCCGTGTTATTTGCGGTTAATGTATTGCCCTGACCGGACTGTATCATGCATGGCATACACAAGCTCGGTGCCCATTAGCCGACTCGATGTGCCCTCTAAACCTTCTAAGTAAATTACAGAAATGCACGTGGATAGATATGCCAGTGCACGCTTCATTAATTTAACAACTAGTTTATGGCCGCTGTCAAATTTAATAGATCGTGTTTTTGAATAGATTATCGTTCTTCCATTCATGCCTCGTAACTCGCATAATAAATTGTCTGCTATCTAACGAGTTTTACTAGCAGCGATTGTTTCCACATTGGAGATAATGACAGACGATTCCTTACACTCGGACATCGTATAccaaagtcaaaaattaattgatctGGGCGATACGGCGACAGCTTTAAAGAGATTATCTCCTAAGCTGATCTTTGGAAATTTCTGAAACTGTCGACTGTTCGAAATAATGTATCGCACGTGCGTTGCGACAAATGCCACtcgattaaattatttttctcgtgCCGTAAATAACGGATCTTAAAACAGATAATGCCCACTTGCGCAACTTTTTGTATTCGAGCTCGAAACTTGTCCGACTATTATGTTATGAAATACAGCATCGAAGCGTATTTTTagattctattatttttaccgCATTCTTTCTTCTTAGATACGATTTTCAATCCTACACTTTATTACACAAGAAATTTATTTCCAGACTGCAACAATAAGAAAACCAAGCGAAAAGTCGGCATGCCTTACGCCGGTTGTGTTTCTTTATCGCAAATTTTCACTCGTCCGGACAAACTCGCTTTGAGTCAACAGCATTTCAACAAGGAAGGTCTCGGAAATCAAGCTCAGGtcgttattttattacttgcAATTTGTTGAATTCATTGTATGATTATTATAGGTGTGGCCTCAGTCACCGACTAGCAGCTCTCAAATGGGTAATCGTCTGCAGAATTACCCCGAGAGCCAGCAGATGGTCCGATATCAAAACCAGGAGCAACAGAATCGAATCGTTAACGGTTCGCCCATGGTGGTCGGTGATAACAGTACCATGATGGTACCCCAACAACAGTCCAACATATCGCAACAGATCCACCAGAACCACAATGGTCAAAATCCCAGCGTTCCTCAGCAGCACATTATCGGGCCCAACGGCCAAGTGATAAGTCTCCAAGGGGCCCTTAACTCGAATCAGGTCAATAATGGAGTGGTCATACAGGGTCAAAACGTCGTTCCTAATCCAAATCAATCCCGAGTTTTCATCAACAGCCAACCAAGCGAACCCAGTGGACCAGGCCGGCCCAACATCCAGATGATTCCCGTAGGAGTCACGAATCAAAGAGATGCCCAAAACCGCCTCCACCACTTCTACAACAACCAACAATACCCACAGATACAATACGACGCGTCGAAGCAAATGCGACCGACATTTATGCCCGGCCACAACCAAATGAACGGTTTTCGCCCGCAAAATAATCAGATTATGCAAGCGCCGGTTATGATTAACAACCATCAAAAGATGCCATGGCCTAATCGCATTCAAAATTCGCCCAATGCCTACGAAAGAGTGCCGCCGCTGCATCCACACACACCATCGCCCACTATGTGGCAAGACGAGGTCAAACGGAAAAAGGTCAAATTGGGGAAAATCGTTAAAAATCGGCCGTATCATATGATGGATTCGGCGTTGCATGCACCCTGTCCCAACATTGACGTGCGGCAAATACCAGCCGAAAACGGCCGACAGGTTATTATCAACCAGAATTCGGCCAGTCCCTCGTTTATGGAGGACCCCAGTGGGTATTTAGCCCAGCAGACGGCCCTGCTCAATAATACCATCAACAGACAAACAGGTTGGCATCGCAAACAACCTCTATTTTGCCTCCTTAGAGGAATTTTAtcgattttcgaaaaataaattttttatctacCGCCAGATTCTAAATAGATTCTAGCTCATGTAAAATGACCTGGCCAATGGATTGGCGTTGAAAAAATCGCCCTatttctaatagttttttagttattgcattttttattttatctctttttgcatttgtttgtaatttttttccttttttgaaaactattaaccGAAGAACAGTGATTCTTTTTTGAGAAAGATAGGTAATTAAAAGAGCGTTTCAACGGCAATAAACTTTATTGAGTTATccctaatagttccggagttattgttcgataaatgttccgggtaccgtaaatcgacaaaaatcaacataaaaaatcgaaacagTTGACTGTATTtgcacttttaacaactcgagagggttgtaaaggcatacAAATGTATATAAAACTTTGTTAATGCGAATTTGGAaacttttttggttttttagattttttttgtcaatttctaAACTTTTAACTTTATCAAAAGCTACTATAATACGTAAAATGCGCCGTCAAATTCACTGGAACGAACCGCTTTGCTTTaagacttttaattttcgagttatgaattttttaagtaaggaGTAAATTTAAACATGATTAAACAATCAAGCTGACAAAAAAATCTCCACAAACCAGCCATAGCCAAACCCAAGCAGGTTTTCTAGAAAAGAAGAGCTAATCAGAACTTTTCATGGTGATTCTCGTGTTTAGCTAGACAAAATATTCCTGAAAtggttatttttgaaactttgaattaatttttttcaggggTGAACGCGTGCGCGGGCATGGTGTGCAGCAGCCCGCAGCAGCCCCACCTAACACCACCGAATTCGCAAACAAACGAGGTGCCTTTACCCAGCAACGTGGTGATATCTCATATGAAACAAACGCAAAACATTACAAATCGAACCAATCAAACGTTACACGTAGTAAAAAGTCAAGTTCCTCAAGTAATGTCCCAGCAGTATAATCAAATGATGGCGGCTCACGCCGACAGTAGCGTCACCAACGACCAATGTCAAAATTGCGACAGTCATAAAGGCCATTCGAGACCTAACAGTCAACCTGGAACTCCGAGTTCGTCGGCTATTGACGATCCGGTGACATCATCGACTTATTCCGacaaacaaaataatcaatCACCGGATTCAAGACCGATTCAGGGCGGTACTGTTAGTACTAGCAATGTATCGCCATTGGATGGATCACAATCAGATCCACCTACACCTAACCCACACACTCCAACGCCTCCTAGGAATGATAATATGCCATATGCTGTCTACCAATCGCGTGAGGTTTGCAGTACGAATTACCCACCGAAAAGTGACTGTTGTTCGAAAATGAACACGCCGTATATTTCGAGTATAGTTACGACGATGGCAAGTGGACGAACAGTTGGTAGTAATACCATAACGTCGGTTTTGGCCGGTCGTGCCAACACTGCCACAGTTTCAGTCAACAGTCCTGCTAACCTCCCAGCATCCACAACCCCAACAACAGTCACACAAACCGTTTCAAAATCCCCACTTGAAATGGTCCAAAGCGTCGTCAGTAGCATACAAGTCCCTCAGTCTCAAACCAATCCCCAAATCTCTCCACCACATATCGTCAAACATTCCCCCACCGGGTTACCTCCTGGCCATATCCTTGTCTCAAGCGGCGGCCAGTTAATAATGGCAAACACCGGAAACAGCCAATCGGGCGTTATGCCACCCCCACCCCCCAAACTAGTCTCCAATCAAACCGCAATGCCGCCAATGTCCGTCTCACCAATGATCACAAATGTCACTGCAGCGGTCAGTCAGGTCATACCGGCAGTAGCTCAGCAAGTTTTAGGCCAACAAACCGTTTTAGTGAACGCCTTACCCACACCTTTTGTCTTACAAGGCGGAGTCACAATGACCATGGACGGGTCCATGGTCGGCCAAAACATGCAATTACCTCAAATCGTCGCCGGAAATGTGATACAACAACAAATCCAACTGGATAACAGTGACCCACGACGTACCACCGCGCTACTCTCACCCGAAACCAAGAAAAAAGGAAAGAAACGAAAAATGTCACAAACAGTGGCCAACATGCTTCACATAGCTGCCCAGCAAAACTCCGGCGTTGTGATGTCACAACAAGGCTTCCCGCAGCAAATTCAAATGGCTCATAGTCCGCAAGGTCTAGCCACGGGCCCAGTGATGCAAGCCTTGACCATAGTCCCCAGCAAAACAGGGGGACCCCCACAGATCGTAATGAACGGGCAACCCATGACCAACACCAGTCCCCAACTCATTGCAAACTCGCAACCGGCGCAACAAATCAACCTCCTTCAGCCGGTGAATCTCATCAATGGCACCACCGGAGTGGTGCAAAATTTCCCCACGATTCAACAATTCATAGTCCCGAATTTAGGCGGCATGGTTATGAACCCGGACGGCACCGCCACTATATTACAGGACACTTCAAATATCGGCATGCAGTTACAACTACAGAACGTTAACGGACAAAACGTCCTGACTCCGGTCCAAAACAACGGAATGTTCAACGGGGGTCAGAGTATTCTAGCAGCGAGTCCGGCCGGCATGGTCATTAGGGCCCCCACCTCGCAGGGGAAATTAATCCAGCAGCAGCAGCACAGTCCAGGTGCCCAGTTTTTGTCACCCAACGGGGGCCAGTTTGTCGTCAATGGGACACAATTCAGCGGCCAGTTGAGCCCGCTTGTGGCTAGTGTGAGTCCGAGTCAGCAAGTTACCTTTGGGACGTCCACGCCGCAGATTAGACCAACTCAGGGTCAACAAGAATTTATACAGTGTGGTCAAATGGGCCAGACTTTGATGGTTCCGTGTGCACCAACGGTCGCCGTTTCCTCCTCGCAAAACACGACTTTTGTCCAGCAAAACACTACGATTGTTCAGCAGCAAACCACGATGGTTTCGAATAGTCAACAGTTACAGAATTTCCAGAATAATGGAGGGAATCGAACGACTGTGAATGTGGATCAGAATTTTATCATCGCGAATGATAATAAGCAAGTGCAGGCGCTTGTTCAGGTTCAGAGGGAGAGTCCCGGGACGAATTATAGACAGTCGGTGTCGACGCAAACAGCGGTTAATCAGAATGCACAGACAGTGACCACGTTTTGTCAGACGTCCACGCTGTGTGCGGGGAGTCCCCCGGATACTACAACGCATAGTCCGTTGGCGTCGGGAGGACAGAGTCCTGCAACGGCCGATACGACCACACATACGGGAAGTACAGACGATGGGCTGTCGCCAGCGCCGTCGAATTGTTCGGTGACGTGCGATAGTGCAGGGAGACAGCCGGCTTGCACGATGGTAAGGAACCCACTTAAAGATTATTATCATTtgacaaaaactattttttttcgctAAACATGTACACAGTTTATGCATTGTTTGTGCAACAAGTTTtgaaatataatattttaaaaacgctTCAACAGAATAACATATTTCAAACGATGTGGTGTTACcgtcaatttaaaaaaatctttttgtaatttttagtcTTGTGCCGATATGTCAAGTTGTCTTTTCAAAAGGGCATTTTTGCTTTGTAGTCAGTATACATAATAGTACAAAGCATTGTTCTgaagatttattaaatacaaacatgaaattaagaagaaaaaaaaatctagaggGGTTCAAACGTAATAATTTACATGTAAAATACACATCACAATAAACATACATACAAAATAacagtttctaaaaaaattctggaagcatttgtttaaatcaccaTAAGCAACATATATGATTATTCCTGGACCGTTTATTAGACAAATATTTctgtaataaaatgtttgatattaattttgaccATAATACGTaataaacaacttttttaCGAATTTATCAGCCAATTTATCAGCGTCTTTAGAATATACAATATCGTTTGGTAATATTCTTGTTAACACATGAACAGAAAACTATCATCtgttaaagattttttctgattttatcTCGATTTTATACCTGGGGTTTATCCttcgcaatttttatttttttatgtgctTACGTAAATCAAATTCTCATTTTGAGTTTTGTGTTAAGAAATCAATAACTTTATTGAAATCATTACAAATCTGTTcaacattgaaaattaaattttatgtacattattgttaatataataatgattataatgGTTTGAGATACAATAACATCAATGTGGCATTACTGGGACAAATTAagttcaaagaaaaaaatataagtaagtattaaattatatttcagAAGTCTGAAGGAGACGTAAGGTAGATTAGTGATGACTCTGATAAGTGATAACAGAACACCCATTTCATTTTAACGGACTTGCATTTTTGCACATTGCATTTGCACTTGCAAATtgtgcacaattttttttagattttatgaATAGCATCagtagaagtgaatttttctttataggaacTTAGTATCAGTCAAACTGTTTGCAATCTACAATTGGAGccacatttgtaaaatttgaaatacgagcagaAAAAAGAATACAAACTGATGACGGACGTGCtacatttttatcgttgaacAATCGTTATAGGAtgctgttaatttaaaacgcgctaattccaacaattatttttgaagtaaaaggtgGAACCTGTTTAGAATTTTGAGACCACGACACCGAAGAACAGTTTGTAATGACTTCtgtttaatttactttttgtttacacataacggatgggacaaaaaattcttgtgtatgaaaataactctaataaattatttaaacatgttttaattaaatactttaaCAATACCAAAATTAGTCAgtggaaattaataatttttggtctaGCTTAACGacgtaaaaacatttatatgTTTCAATAACGGATGGGACAtccattttctaaactaccaaaaactagaaaaatattcttcaaGAAATAATCTATTGTTGTAGGACGTCAGTATTTTATGTAATCGCCTACAAGgcaatttatgtaaattttagaaaccaatgaattatttcaatttaaatgattatcctTTCCCAGTTTAAacacacaacaataaaaaaaactcttgtcgcaaaatacattaaatatgAACCGAATCGTGTACTTAAAAAGAAACTCTAttaagttaaaataattttgaatattttggtgtcaggttgcattattCCTGGAATGGCTGAGAAATATCTCTCTGTTTTGTTTCAATCAATTGATTGAAAATTGATGAGACGAAAAGTCTGTCTCCTAAAACATTCGTAGTGCTGTTTTAGTTGAAGATTtgtgaatttaaaattgagaTTTGACGATTTCTGAtggcaattaaataaattaactattGTACTAGAccgaaaatgaaaaaatttggtgTTTGTTTCAGGCGATGGTGCACTGCATATCCAGCAGCGAGCCCGATTCGGCTGATCTGAACACCCAAGGCTCTGACCATGACTGGTCCCGAGCGTCGTCTATCCCTCAGCAAAAAAGCGACTTGTCGGAGATACATTTccccaaaaaacaaaacactccGACCCACGTGGCTTACGCCGAATCGTCGACAATGATGGCCGGTTTGCATTTTATCGGCGATCAAATGAAGGCCCAAGAGGCCGTCGTCAGTTCTCACAATTTCGATAAAATCGTACAGAAACGCAAAAGCAGCGATACTTTGCTCGTCATGGAAACCCATCACATGCATTCGTCGCTTTTCGACGAGGAGGAAGGTAATTGAGTTGCGTTAATTGGGGTTTGCTTTTTCGCTTAGCGCTGGTCTATTTTTCTGCATGGTTCATTCGCGTCAGGATAAGAACGGTAATGGAAATAACAAGCACAGCGTTCTCTACCAACATTTCACATAATCACGTGTGGAATATTACATGGTGTGGCTAACCTAAACATTAATAATGTACAGAggatttattaacaaagtgGTGTGtgtgaaattttgtaaataattcacTTTCATCTATCACGATCACTGCATTGTCACGACAGCTTCCGCATCAAAGTCATACTAGGATTAAGTCCAATTGATCTTTATTTGGTGTTTAGATAATGAGAAACGTGAAAAGTCAGAACATGACTTTGTTGTTGGCGATTTGGTTTGGGGGCCGGCTAAAGCAAGTCCAGCTTGGCCTGGCAAAATAATACAAGTCGACGGGAACGATGTTTCGGTTAAATGGTTCGGCagcgaaaaattaattacaaaattagacAGAGGTTCCTTGCAGACACTCACTGAAGGTCTCGATGCTCACCACCAAGCGCGCAAAAAATGCAGAACGTGAGTTGGCCACATCATTAATATTCGCTACaccattttgagttttttgcaCGAACGTAGTCTTAAGTTGGTGTTTTTTGGACAGATCTCGCAAACTGAATTCTCATCTGGAGAAGGCCATCCAAGAGGCCATGGCTGAGCTGGATAAGGACTTGGAGCAAGAGACGAAGGAGGTGAAGCAGCAGAAGAAGAAAGCGCACCGAGTGAGAAGCGGTCATCGCTagattttatatcaaattaataataaaaatggacCAACATCGAATGAAATGTGTATAAATGTACGTAGCGAGTTGATGAAAAACGTAGAAGATACATTTTTACTAACGCTTctttaatgtaaaaatataatCATAGACCGATGTTATAACTGGTATTGATGATTCCTAGATGATAATATAATCGTATATGagatatttttcaaatgcCTTTTTTAAACTAGCGGTATGGCACCATAATAAGCCTaatctttaaaatttgtacTAACACATATtcaatttatgtaaaaaaatcataacggAAATTGGGCTTTCATGATGTTTGTCTAATTAGTTATGTAAAAGATACATAGAGCTTAGACTTTATCCAAAATATATTGCGGGTCTTATAAAAGTAAACAAATCATTTATGAAACGACACCTACAAGTTTTGTATTTCTAGTCAATGTTTTAAGAGCTGACAGTTAAACGACAATAAGATGTACCATTGG
Proteins encoded:
- the sba gene encoding methyl-CpG-binding domain protein 5 isoform X2, whose amino-acid sequence is MAGKPELSPAPGVQNVVVYVSNDNFAQAYAVGGQNAPQYGPPKPYPEKRPDYPEGYFVSSNGYGYEERPAKECDYDPAYVTVMGAEGPPQSVRCDSVRSETAESSCSSLSSADEGMVLVQNNQPEMVVYDPSVSVRPGVVFVGAGVHHHPNVAATAAANLPAAQQPSITVPYGWKRILNNGSIMYISPSNTALSSPEQVKEYLLTSGTCKCGLECHFKYDNTFNFDPKVASKPWTLSPDTNTGDLTKLCNHKRKIIAMASLECKPPDPAAKMRKDCNNKKTKRKVGMPYAGCVSLSQIFTRPDKLALSQQHFNKEGLGNQAQVWPQSPTSSSQMGNRLQNYPESQQMVRYQNQEQQNRIVNGSPMVVGDNSTMMVPQQQSNISQQIHQNHNGQNPSVPQQHIIGPNGQVISLQGALNSNQVNNGVVIQGQNVVPNPNQSRVFINSQPSEPSGPGRPNIQMIPVGVTNQRDAQNRLHHFYNNQQYPQIQYDASKQMRPTFMPGHNQMNGFRPQNNQIMQAPVMINNHQKMPWPNRIQNSPNAYERVPPLHPHTPSPTMWQDEVKRKKVKLGKIVKNRPYHMMDSALHAPCPNIDVRQIPAENGRQVIINQNSASPSFMEDPSGYLAQQTALLNNTINRQTGVNACAGMVCSSPQQPHLTPPNSQTNEVPLPSNVVISHMKQTQNITNRTNQTLHVVKSQVPQVMSQQYNQMMAAHADSSVTNDQCQNCDSHKGHSRPNSQPGTPSSSAIDDPVTSSTYSDKQNNQSPDSRPIQGGTVSTSNVSPLDGSQSDPPTPNPHTPTPPRNDNMPYAVYQSREVCSTNYPPKSDCCSKMNTPYISSIVTTMASGRTVGSNTITSVLAGRANTATVSVNSPANLPASTTPTTVTQTVSKSPLEMVQSVVSSIQVPQSQTNPQISPPHIVKHSPTGLPPGHILVSSGGQLIMANTGNSQSGVMPPPPPKLVSNQTAMPPMSVSPMITNVTAAVSQVIPAVAQQVLGQQTVLVNALPTPFVLQGGVTMTMDGSMVGQNMQLPQIVAGNVIQQQIQLDNSDPRRTTALLSPETKKKGKKRKMSQTVANMLHIAAQQNSGVVMSQQGFPQQIQMAHSPQGLATGPVMQALTIVPSKTGGPPQIVMNGQPMTNTSPQLIANSQPAQQINLLQPVNLINGTTGVVQNFPTIQQFIVPNLGGMVMNPDGTATILQDTSNIGMQLQLQNVNGQNVLTPVQNNGMFNGGQSILAASPAGMVIRAPTSQGKLIQQQQHSPGAQFLSPNGGQFVVNGTQFSGQLSPLVASVSPSQQVTFGTSTPQIRPTQGQQEFIQCGQMGQTLMVPCAPTVAVSSSQNTTFVQQNTTIVQQQTTMVSNSQQLQNFQNNGGNRTTVNVDQNFIIANDNKQVQALVQVQRESPGTNYRQSVSTQTAVNQNAQTVTTFCQTSTLCAGSPPDTTTHSPLASGGQSPATADTTTHTGSTDDGLSPAPSNCSVTCDSAGRQPACTMAMVHCISSSEPDSADLNTQGSDHDWSRASSIPQQKSDLSEIHFPKKQNTPTHVAYAESSTMMAGLHFIGDQMKAQEAVVSSHNFDKIVQKRKSSDTLLVMETHHMHSSLFDEEEDNEKREKSEHDFVVGDLVWGPAKASPAWPGKIIQVDGNDVSVKWFGSEKLITKLDRGSLQTLTEGLDAHHQARKKCRTSRKLNSHLEKAIQEAMAELDKDLEQETKEVKQQKKKAHRVRSGHR
- the sba gene encoding methyl-CpG-binding domain protein 5 isoform X1, with the translated sequence MAGKPELSPAPGVQNVVVYVSNDNFAQAYAVGGQNAPQYGPPKPYPEKRPDYPEGYFVSSNGYGYEERPAKECDYDPAYVTVMGAEGPPQSVRCDSVRSETAESSCSSLSSADEGMVLVQNNQPEMVVYDPSVSVRPGVVFVGAGVHHHPNVAATAAANLPAAQQPSITVPYGWKRILNNGSIMYISPSNTALSSPEQVKEYLLTSGTCKCGLECHFKYDNTFNFDPKVASKPWTLSPDTNTGDLTKLCNHKRKIIAMASLECKPPDPAAKMRKDCNNKKTKRKVGMPYAGCVSLSQIFTRPDKLALSQQHFNKEGLGNQAQVVWPQSPTSSSQMGNRLQNYPESQQMVRYQNQEQQNRIVNGSPMVVGDNSTMMVPQQQSNISQQIHQNHNGQNPSVPQQHIIGPNGQVISLQGALNSNQVNNGVVIQGQNVVPNPNQSRVFINSQPSEPSGPGRPNIQMIPVGVTNQRDAQNRLHHFYNNQQYPQIQYDASKQMRPTFMPGHNQMNGFRPQNNQIMQAPVMINNHQKMPWPNRIQNSPNAYERVPPLHPHTPSPTMWQDEVKRKKVKLGKIVKNRPYHMMDSALHAPCPNIDVRQIPAENGRQVIINQNSASPSFMEDPSGYLAQQTALLNNTINRQTGVNACAGMVCSSPQQPHLTPPNSQTNEVPLPSNVVISHMKQTQNITNRTNQTLHVVKSQVPQVMSQQYNQMMAAHADSSVTNDQCQNCDSHKGHSRPNSQPGTPSSSAIDDPVTSSTYSDKQNNQSPDSRPIQGGTVSTSNVSPLDGSQSDPPTPNPHTPTPPRNDNMPYAVYQSREVCSTNYPPKSDCCSKMNTPYISSIVTTMASGRTVGSNTITSVLAGRANTATVSVNSPANLPASTTPTTVTQTVSKSPLEMVQSVVSSIQVPQSQTNPQISPPHIVKHSPTGLPPGHILVSSGGQLIMANTGNSQSGVMPPPPPKLVSNQTAMPPMSVSPMITNVTAAVSQVIPAVAQQVLGQQTVLVNALPTPFVLQGGVTMTMDGSMVGQNMQLPQIVAGNVIQQQIQLDNSDPRRTTALLSPETKKKGKKRKMSQTVANMLHIAAQQNSGVVMSQQGFPQQIQMAHSPQGLATGPVMQALTIVPSKTGGPPQIVMNGQPMTNTSPQLIANSQPAQQINLLQPVNLINGTTGVVQNFPTIQQFIVPNLGGMVMNPDGTATILQDTSNIGMQLQLQNVNGQNVLTPVQNNGMFNGGQSILAASPAGMVIRAPTSQGKLIQQQQHSPGAQFLSPNGGQFVVNGTQFSGQLSPLVASVSPSQQVTFGTSTPQIRPTQGQQEFIQCGQMGQTLMVPCAPTVAVSSSQNTTFVQQNTTIVQQQTTMVSNSQQLQNFQNNGGNRTTVNVDQNFIIANDNKQVQALVQVQRESPGTNYRQSVSTQTAVNQNAQTVTTFCQTSTLCAGSPPDTTTHSPLASGGQSPATADTTTHTGSTDDGLSPAPSNCSVTCDSAGRQPACTMAMVHCISSSEPDSADLNTQGSDHDWSRASSIPQQKSDLSEIHFPKKQNTPTHVAYAESSTMMAGLHFIGDQMKAQEAVVSSHNFDKIVQKRKSSDTLLVMETHHMHSSLFDEEEDNEKREKSEHDFVVGDLVWGPAKASPAWPGKIIQVDGNDVSVKWFGSEKLITKLDRGSLQTLTEGLDAHHQARKKCRTSRKLNSHLEKAIQEAMAELDKDLEQETKEVKQQKKKAHRVRSGHR
- the sba gene encoding mucin-2 isoform X3; the encoded protein is MAGKPELSPAPGVQNVVVYVSNDNFAQAYAVGGQNAPQYGPPKPYPEKRPDYPEGYFVSSNGYGYEERPAKECDYDPAYVTVMGAEGPPQSVRCDSVRSETAESSCSSLSSADEGMVLVQNNQPEMVVYDPSVSVRPGVVFVGAGVHHHPNVAATAAANLPAAQQPSITVPYGWKRILNNGSIMYISPSNTALSSPEQVKEYLLTSGTCKCGLECHFKYDNTFNFDPKVASKPWTLSPDTNTGDLTKLCNHKRKIIAMASLECKPPDPAAKMRKDCNNKKTKRKVGMPYAGCVSLSQIFTRPDKLALSQQHFNKEGLGNQAQVVWPQSPTSSSQMGNRLQNYPESQQMVRYQNQEQQNRIVNGSPMVVGDNSTMMVPQQQSNISQQIHQNHNGQNPSVPQQHIIGPNGQVISLQGALNSNQVNNGVVIQGQNVVPNPNQSRVFINSQPSEPSGPGRPNIQMIPVGVTNQRDAQNRLHHFYNNQQYPQIQYDASKQMRPTFMPGHNQMNGFRPQNNQIMQAPVMINNHQKMPWPNRIQNSPNAYERVPPLHPHTPSPTMWQDEVKRKKVKLGKIVKNRPYHMMDSALHAPCPNIDVRQIPAENGRQVIINQNSASPSFMEDPSGYLAQQTALLNNTINRQTGVNACAGMVCSSPQQPHLTPPNSQTNEVPLPSNVVISHMKQTQNITNRTNQTLHVVKSQVPQVMSQQYNQMMAAHADSSVTNDQCQNCDSHKGHSRPNSQPGTPSSSAIDDPVTSSTYSDKQNNQSPDSRPIQGGTVSTSNVSPLDGSQSDPPTPNPHTPTPPRNDNMPYAVYQSREVCSTNYPPKSDCCSKMNTPYISSIVTTMASGRTVGSNTITSVLAGRANTATVSVNSPANLPASTTPTTVTQTVSKSPLEMVQSVVSSIQVPQSQTNPQISPPHIVKHSPTGLPPGHILVSSGGQLIMANTGNSQSGVMPPPPPKLVSNQTAMPPMSVSPMITNVTAAVSQVIPAVAQQVLGQQTVLVNALPTPFVLQGGVTMTMDGSMVGQNMQLPQIVAGNVIQQQIQLDNSDPRRTTALLSPETKKKGKKRKMSQTVANMLHIAAQQNSGVVMSQQGFPQQIQMAHSPQGLATGPVMQALTIVPSKTGGPPQIVMNGQPMTNTSPQLIANSQPAQQINLLQPVNLINGTTGVVQNFPTIQQFIVPNLGGMVMNPDGTATILQDTSNIGMQLQLQNVNGQNVLTPVQNNGMFNGGQSILAASPAGMVIRAPTSQGKLIQQQQHSPGAQFLSPNGGQFVVNGTQFSGQLSPLVASVSPSQQVTFGTSTPQIRPTQGQQEFIQCGQMGQTLMVPCAPTVAVSSSQNTTFVQQNTTIVQQQTTMVSNSQQLQNFQNNGGNRTTVNVDQNFIIANDNKQVQALVQVQRESPGTNYRQSVSTQTAVNQNAQTVTTFCQTSTLCAGSPPDTTTHSPLASGGQSPATADTTTHTGSTDDGLSPAPSNCSVTCDSAGRQPACTMAMVHCISSSEPDSADLNTQGSDHDWSRASSIPQQKSDLSEIHFPKKQNTPTHVAYAESSTMMAGLHFIGDQMKAQEAVVSSHNFDKIVQKRKSSDTLLVMETHHMHSSLFDEEEDLAN